From the genome of Malus domestica chromosome 04, GDT2T_hap1, one region includes:
- the LOC103433668 gene encoding probable LRR receptor-like serine/threonine-protein kinase At3g47570 isoform X2: MMGHSCTNRTLVLFKFLHGFILLCMSTCLESAALRNLTLLENESDRLALLDFKKRITTDPFDVMSSWNHSIHFCNWVGVSCHRSTKRVLMLNLQSKKLVGSISPSVGNLTYLTGINLRYNNFHGEIPPEMGRLQSLQYLNLSHNSFGGKIPTNLSQCIQLKFLNLEINHIKGSIPNQLSSLLNLEDIWLYDNNLTGSIPPWIGNFSSLRTLDLVRNNLQGSIPNELGHITGLVQFSIGENNLSGIVPSSIYNISSIQMFNVVINHLHGELPPNLGTMLPNLIQLHFSGNKIRGNIPISLSNASRLQSLGLAENGFSGTVPSESLGSLRSLVSLNFESNQLGKRKVGDLNFLNFLANCTSLVFLGLRDNHFGGEIPRSIANLSTQLKVLTLGANVIHGSLPNGIGNLLNLTVLAIEGNHLGGNVPPEIGKLEKLEQLYMDGNEFSGSIPSSLGNMTLLLNLYMEVNRFDGSIPPSLGNYQNLLDLKLSSNNLTGTIPKTLMELSTLSISLDLSDNYLTGLLPFEVGDLVHLTELNLLRNNLSGEIPSTLGSCASLERLYLQGNKFEGIIPQSLQFLKGLEELDISSNNLSGQIPEFIGKLGALKYLNLSYNDFEGELPKEGIFANISGVSILGNHRLCGGIPQLHLPPCPSKKHHSSRGLHSPKVVIPIACVFAIIIALSCSFGACSILKKSRDKFATSRSYKDWKSGVSYSQLIESTNGFSVDNLIGLGSFGSVYKGIIPSDGTVVAIKVLNLQQQGASKSFIDECKTLRNTRHRNLLKIITTCSSIDNQGKDFKSLVFEFMANGSLDSMLYPREEEQTLSKRLSFMQRLNIAIDVASALDYLHHHCETAIVHCDLKPSNVLLDEDIVAHVGDFGLARFLFETSNGPSFSQTMSSQLKGSIGYIPPEYGTGGQVSILGDVYSYGILLLEMFTRKRPTDDMFKGGLSIYQFVAMALPDHVMDIVDHSIILDLEADCDVNDDIEREQTPSRRNNRGPVKAKKLKECLVLVMQIGLSCCAMSPRERMLMDAVVRKMSGIRDSYLKV, translated from the exons ATGATGGGGCATTCATGTACCAATCGTACGCTGGTTTTGTTCAAATTCCTGCATGGGTTCATTCTTTTATGCATGAGCACATGCCTCGAATCTGCAGCACTTCGCAACCTTACTCTGCTTGAAAATGAATCTGATCGCTTGGCTCTGCTAGACTTCAAGAAAAGAATAACCACAGATCCTTTTGATGTCATGAGCTCGTGGAATCATTCCATCCATTTCTGCAATTGGGTTGGAGTTTCATGCCACCGTTCCACCAAAAGAGTCTTGATGTTGAACCTGCAATCAAAAAAGTTGGTAGGCTCCATTTCACCTTCAGTTGGAAATCTTACTTATCTCACTGGAATCAATTTGAGATACAACAACTTTCATGGGGAAATTCCTCCAGAAATGGGTCGTCTACAAAGCCTACAATATCTCAACCTCTCTCATAATTCCTTTGGTGGGAAAATTCCAACTAATTTGTCGCAATGCATACAACTAAAATTCCTTAATTTGGAAATCAATCATATTAAGGGGTCAATTCCGAACCAACTCAGTTCATTGTTGAATTTAGAAGATATATGGCTGTATGATAACAATCTCACTGGATCCATCCCACCTTGGATAGGAAACTTTTCTTCTTTGAGGACTCTGGATCTTGTGAGAAACAATTTGCAAGGAAGCATACCAAATGAGCTTGGGCATATAACAGGCTTGGTTCAATTCTCAATTGGGGAGAATAATTTGTCTGGTATAGTCCCTTCTTCAATATATAATATTTCCTCCATACAAATGTTCAATGTCGTTATCAACCACTTACATGGAGAGCTACCACCAAATCTCGGCACTATGCTTCCTAATCTCATACAGCTTCACTTTAGTGGGAACAAAATAAGAGGAAATATTCCTATATCATTGTCAAATGCTTCTAGACTTCAGAGTCTTGGGCTTGCTGAAAATGGCTTCTCTGGGACAGTCCCTAGTGAAAGTCTAGGAAGCTTGCGAAGCTTAGTTTCGCTAAACTTTGAAAGCAATCAACTGGGAAAGAGAAAAGTTGGTGACTTGAATTTTCTCAATTTCTTGGCTAATTGCactagtttggtgtttttgggTCTTCGCGATAATCATTTTGGAGGAGAGATCCCAAGATCCATAGCCAACCTTTCGACCCAACTAAAAGTTCTTACTCTTGGGGCCAATGTGATACATGGAAGCCTCCCTAACGGCATTGGAAATCTTCTAAATTTGACCGTTCTAGCAATAGAAGGTAACCATTTGGGTGGTAATGTCCCGCCTGAAATTGGGAAGCTAGAGAAGTTAGAGCAGTTGTATATGGATGGTAACGAATTTTCTGGGTCAATCCCGTCCTCACTTGGTAACATGACGTTATTGTTAAACCTCTACATGGAGGTCAACAGGTTTGATGGCAGTATACCTCCAAGTCTTGGAAACTACCAAAACTTATTAGATCTTAAACTTTCAAGTAACAACCTTACGGGCACCATACCTAAAACGCTTATGGAGCTTTCAACCCTTTCAATTTCTTTAGACCTGTCTGACAATTATTTGACTGGTCTACTGCCCTTTGAGGTGGGTGATTTAGTGCATCTCACGGAGCTAAATCTCTTAAGAAACAATTTATCAGGTGAAATCCCAAGCACCCTCGGCAGTTGTGCTAGTTTGGAGCGCTTGTATTTGCAAGGTAATAAGTTTGAAGGAATAATTCCTCaatctcttcaatttttaaaaGGCTTGGAAGAACTTGATATTTCAAGCAACAACTTATCTGGTCAGATTCCTGAATTCATAGGCAAGCTTGGTGCTCTCAAGTATCTCAATCTTTCGTACAATGATTTTGAGGGCGAGTTGCCTAAAGAAGGGATTTTTGCAAATATTAGTGGTGTCTCTATTCTTGGAAATCATAGGCTCTGTGGTGGCATCCCACAATTACATCTACCACCATGCCCCTCAAAAAAACACCATTCATCTCGAGGACTACATTCCCCAAAAGTTGTCATCCCTATAGCTTGTGTATTTGCAATCATAATTGCTCTATCATGCTCCTTTGGTGCTTGTTCAATACTGAAAAAGTCAAGAGATAAGTTTGCAACTTCACGTTCTTATAAGGATTGGAAATCAGGTGTCTCCTACTCACAACTCATTGAATCAACTAATGGGTTCTCTGTGGATAATCTGATTGGTTTGGGAAGTTTTGGTTCTGTTTATAAAGGGATAATTCCTAGTGATGGAACGGTAGTTGCTATTAAGGTATTAAACCTTCAACAACAAGGAGCTTCCAAGAGTTTTATAGATGAATGCAAAACTTTAAGGAATACAAGGCACCGTAATCTTCTCAAGATCATAACTACATGCTCGAGCATTGATAATCAAGGTAAAGACTTCAAAAGTCTAGTTTTCGAGTTCATGGCAAATGGAAGTCTTGACTCAATGTTGTATCCAAGGGAAGAGGAGCAAACTCTAAGCAAGAGATTGAGTTTTATGCAAAGATTGAACATTGCCATTGATGTTGCTTCTGCTTTAGATTATCTCCACCACCATTGTGAAACGGCCATTGTTCATTGTGATCTAAAGCCGAGCAACGTGCTTCTTGATGAAGATATAGTAGCCCATGTTGGGGATTTTGGTTTAGCAAGGTTCCTCTTTGAAACATCAAATGGTCCCTCATTCAGTCAAACAATGTCATCTCAGTTAAAGGGTTCTATAGGCTACATTCCTCCAG AGTATGGTACAGGAGGCCAAGTTTCTATACTTGGAGATGTTTACAGCTATGGGATACTATTGCTGGAAATGTTCACAAGAAAAAGACCTACTGATGACATGTTCAAAGGTGGTTTAAGCATTTACCAATTTGTAGCCATGGCTTTGCCTGACCATGTCATGGACATAGTTGACCATTCAATTATCCTCGACCTCGAAGCAGACTGTGATGTCAACGATGACATAGAGCGAGAACAAACTCCATCGAGACGTAACAATCGTGGCCCggtgaaagcaaagaaattaaAGGAATGCTTGGTTTTAGTGATGCAAATAGGACTCTCTTGCTGTGCCATGTCACCAAGGGAACGGATGCTGATGGACGCAGTTGTCAGAAAAATGAGTGGAATTAGGGACTCGTACCTCAAAGTTTAA
- the LOC103433668 gene encoding probable LRR receptor-like serine/threonine-protein kinase At3g47570 isoform X1, translating to MMGHSCTNRTLVLFKFLHGFILLCMSTCLESAALRNLTLLENESDRLALLDFKKRITTDPFDVMSSWNHSIHFCNWVGVSCHRSTKRVLMLNLQSKKLVGSISPSVGNLTYLTGINLRYNNFHGEIPPEMGRLQSLQYLNLSHNSFGGKIPTNLSQCIQLKFLNLEINHIKGSIPNQLSSLLNLEDIWLYDNNLTGSIPPWIGNFSSLRTLDLVRNNLQGSIPNELGHITGLVQFSIGENNLSGIVPSSIYNISSIQMFNVVINHLHGELPPNLGTMLPNLIQLHFSGNKIRGNIPISLSNASRLQSLGLAENGFSGTVPSESLGSLRSLVSLNFESNQLGKRKVGDLNFLNFLANCTSLVFLGLRDNHFGGEIPRSIANLSTQLKVLTLGANVIHGSLPNGIGNLLNLTVLAIEGNHLGGNVPPEIGKLEKLEQLYMDGNEFSGSIPSSLGNMTLLLNLYMEVNRFDGSIPPSLGNYQNLLDLKLSSNNLTGTIPKTLMELSTLSISLDLSDNYLTGLLPFEVGDLVHLTELNLLRNNLSGEIPSTLGSCASLERLYLQGNKFEGIIPQSLQFLKGLEELDISSNNLSGQIPEFIGKLGALKYLNLSYNDFEGELPKEGIFANISGVSILGNHRLCGGIPQLHLPPCPSKKHHSSRGLHSPKVVIPIACVFAIIIALSCSFGACSILKKSRDKFATSRSYKDWKSGVSYSQLIESTNGFSVDNLIGLGSFGSVYKGIIPSDGTVVAIKVLNLQQQGASKSFIDECKTLRNTRHRNLLKIITTCSSIDNQGKDFKSLVFEFMANGSLDSMLYPREEEQTLSKRLSFMQRLNIAIDVASALDYLHHHCETAIVHCDLKPSNVLLDEDIVAHVGDFGLARFLFETSNGPSFSQTMSSQLKGSIGYIPPGIYEFLSF from the coding sequence ATGATGGGGCATTCATGTACCAATCGTACGCTGGTTTTGTTCAAATTCCTGCATGGGTTCATTCTTTTATGCATGAGCACATGCCTCGAATCTGCAGCACTTCGCAACCTTACTCTGCTTGAAAATGAATCTGATCGCTTGGCTCTGCTAGACTTCAAGAAAAGAATAACCACAGATCCTTTTGATGTCATGAGCTCGTGGAATCATTCCATCCATTTCTGCAATTGGGTTGGAGTTTCATGCCACCGTTCCACCAAAAGAGTCTTGATGTTGAACCTGCAATCAAAAAAGTTGGTAGGCTCCATTTCACCTTCAGTTGGAAATCTTACTTATCTCACTGGAATCAATTTGAGATACAACAACTTTCATGGGGAAATTCCTCCAGAAATGGGTCGTCTACAAAGCCTACAATATCTCAACCTCTCTCATAATTCCTTTGGTGGGAAAATTCCAACTAATTTGTCGCAATGCATACAACTAAAATTCCTTAATTTGGAAATCAATCATATTAAGGGGTCAATTCCGAACCAACTCAGTTCATTGTTGAATTTAGAAGATATATGGCTGTATGATAACAATCTCACTGGATCCATCCCACCTTGGATAGGAAACTTTTCTTCTTTGAGGACTCTGGATCTTGTGAGAAACAATTTGCAAGGAAGCATACCAAATGAGCTTGGGCATATAACAGGCTTGGTTCAATTCTCAATTGGGGAGAATAATTTGTCTGGTATAGTCCCTTCTTCAATATATAATATTTCCTCCATACAAATGTTCAATGTCGTTATCAACCACTTACATGGAGAGCTACCACCAAATCTCGGCACTATGCTTCCTAATCTCATACAGCTTCACTTTAGTGGGAACAAAATAAGAGGAAATATTCCTATATCATTGTCAAATGCTTCTAGACTTCAGAGTCTTGGGCTTGCTGAAAATGGCTTCTCTGGGACAGTCCCTAGTGAAAGTCTAGGAAGCTTGCGAAGCTTAGTTTCGCTAAACTTTGAAAGCAATCAACTGGGAAAGAGAAAAGTTGGTGACTTGAATTTTCTCAATTTCTTGGCTAATTGCactagtttggtgtttttgggTCTTCGCGATAATCATTTTGGAGGAGAGATCCCAAGATCCATAGCCAACCTTTCGACCCAACTAAAAGTTCTTACTCTTGGGGCCAATGTGATACATGGAAGCCTCCCTAACGGCATTGGAAATCTTCTAAATTTGACCGTTCTAGCAATAGAAGGTAACCATTTGGGTGGTAATGTCCCGCCTGAAATTGGGAAGCTAGAGAAGTTAGAGCAGTTGTATATGGATGGTAACGAATTTTCTGGGTCAATCCCGTCCTCACTTGGTAACATGACGTTATTGTTAAACCTCTACATGGAGGTCAACAGGTTTGATGGCAGTATACCTCCAAGTCTTGGAAACTACCAAAACTTATTAGATCTTAAACTTTCAAGTAACAACCTTACGGGCACCATACCTAAAACGCTTATGGAGCTTTCAACCCTTTCAATTTCTTTAGACCTGTCTGACAATTATTTGACTGGTCTACTGCCCTTTGAGGTGGGTGATTTAGTGCATCTCACGGAGCTAAATCTCTTAAGAAACAATTTATCAGGTGAAATCCCAAGCACCCTCGGCAGTTGTGCTAGTTTGGAGCGCTTGTATTTGCAAGGTAATAAGTTTGAAGGAATAATTCCTCaatctcttcaatttttaaaaGGCTTGGAAGAACTTGATATTTCAAGCAACAACTTATCTGGTCAGATTCCTGAATTCATAGGCAAGCTTGGTGCTCTCAAGTATCTCAATCTTTCGTACAATGATTTTGAGGGCGAGTTGCCTAAAGAAGGGATTTTTGCAAATATTAGTGGTGTCTCTATTCTTGGAAATCATAGGCTCTGTGGTGGCATCCCACAATTACATCTACCACCATGCCCCTCAAAAAAACACCATTCATCTCGAGGACTACATTCCCCAAAAGTTGTCATCCCTATAGCTTGTGTATTTGCAATCATAATTGCTCTATCATGCTCCTTTGGTGCTTGTTCAATACTGAAAAAGTCAAGAGATAAGTTTGCAACTTCACGTTCTTATAAGGATTGGAAATCAGGTGTCTCCTACTCACAACTCATTGAATCAACTAATGGGTTCTCTGTGGATAATCTGATTGGTTTGGGAAGTTTTGGTTCTGTTTATAAAGGGATAATTCCTAGTGATGGAACGGTAGTTGCTATTAAGGTATTAAACCTTCAACAACAAGGAGCTTCCAAGAGTTTTATAGATGAATGCAAAACTTTAAGGAATACAAGGCACCGTAATCTTCTCAAGATCATAACTACATGCTCGAGCATTGATAATCAAGGTAAAGACTTCAAAAGTCTAGTTTTCGAGTTCATGGCAAATGGAAGTCTTGACTCAATGTTGTATCCAAGGGAAGAGGAGCAAACTCTAAGCAAGAGATTGAGTTTTATGCAAAGATTGAACATTGCCATTGATGTTGCTTCTGCTTTAGATTATCTCCACCACCATTGTGAAACGGCCATTGTTCATTGTGATCTAAAGCCGAGCAACGTGCTTCTTGATGAAGATATAGTAGCCCATGTTGGGGATTTTGGTTTAGCAAGGTTCCTCTTTGAAACATCAAATGGTCCCTCATTCAGTCAAACAATGTCATCTCAGTTAAAGGGTTCTATAGGCTACATTCCTCCAGGTATATATGAGTTTCTATCATTCTAA